One window from the genome of Balearica regulorum gibbericeps isolate bBalReg1 chromosome 18, bBalReg1.pri, whole genome shotgun sequence encodes:
- the MFSD6L gene encoding major facilitator superfamily domain-containing protein 6-like isoform X2, whose translation MNEQWDVGRALALSGLFRLLQGAGRACAAPFLTLYLRHLGLPASLVGVVAGAKHLAAAFWAPLCSRCPQGRRKRRLLVAGSLLGSAGASLLLTLIPPAHGDVGYKYCNVSQQPGDRGTTTTVPGPGTSSHSVLSTSAITNTKAVSKETMKTAAGVLIASRKPILTSSAFQGLFGLMDTLEQKDRGVGDDDTKTNGYLDGPSGWTTSVKAVNWETREPEMPASHRPPLRGLKKEMSSLGSAAIDLADNAAESLYGTESNELSLFKTTLPTIGGAYASGNLSDHWKDAQDVSFEAARNIFQDREHQIFFMVLGAVVLWELLATSLEWAVDDSLYEYLDFVDATDRYSKLWIWSYLGASIGACSIAVFVDQLNCFLSGTITRLAVHFYGYALLITLSLLVSVFFPVHVPKKTDRVNKTAKALALLWSDGRAILYAITVFLTGAAGSAVHNFLFWQMQDRGSSELYMGLSVAVGLLAEILLYFFKGKLLRTFSSSKIVAVSLSLLAVQLLCYSFLWTA comes from the exons ATGAACGAGCAGTGGGACGTCGGCCGGGCCCTGGCCCTCTCCGGCCTCTTCCGTCTCTTGCAGGGCGCGGGCAGGGCCTGCGCGGCCCCGTTCCTGACGCTGTACCTCCGACACCTGGGGCTGCCGGCCTCGCTGGTGGGCGTCGTGGCCGGAGCCAAGCACCTGGCAGCAGCCTTCTGGGCTCCCCtctgctcccgctgcccccaggGCCGCAGGAAGCGGCGCCTTCTGGTTGCCGGCTCCTTGCTGGGCTCGGCGGGGGCCAGCCTGCTGCTCACCCTCATCCCACCCGCCCATGGGGACGTGGGGTACAAGTACTGCAACGTCAGCCAGCAGCCGGGTGACCGAGGGACCACCACCACGGTGCCCGGCCCGGGCACGAGTAGCCACAGTGTTTTAAGCACGAGTGCTATTACGAACACAAAAGCTGTGTCAAAAGAAACGATGAAAACAGCTGCTGGTGTTTTGATAGCGAGCAGAAAGCCAATACTAACCAGTTCAGCCTTCCAGGGATTATTTGGCCTGATGGATACGCTTGAGCAAAAAGACAGAGGGGTTGGTGATGATGATACAAAGACAAATGGCTACTTGGATGGTCCGTCTGGCTGGACAACTTCTGTGAAAGCAGTTAACTGGGAGACAAGAGAACCAGAAATGCCGGCTTCCCACAGACCTCCCCTACGTGGACTCAAGAAGGAAATGAGCAGTCTGGGTTCTGCTGCAATAGATCTTGCTGATAATGCTGCAGAAAGCCTTTATGGTACTGAAAGTAATGAGCtctctttgtttaaaacaaCTCTTCCTACTATTGGAGGTGCTTATGCGTCTGGAAACCTTTCAGACCACTGGAAAGATGCTCAAGATGTCAGCTTCGAGGCAGCGCGAAACATCTTTCAGGACAGAGagcatcagattttttttatggtaCTGGGTGCTGTTGTGCTTTGGGAGTTGTTGGCCACTTCTCTCGAATGGGCAGTGGATGACAGTCTCTATGAATATCTTGACTTCGTTGATGCGACCGACAGGTACAGCAAGCTGTGGATTTGGAGTTACCTGGGTGCATCTATAGGTGCCTGCAGCATTGCCGTATTCGTGGATCAGCTGAACTGCTTCCTCAGCGGTACAATCACCCGCCTCGCTGTCCATTTCTATGGCTATGCTCTCCTGATAACACTCTCGTTGCTTGTCAGTGTCTTTTTTCCTGTCCATGTTCCCAAGAAAACTGACCGTGTTAACAAAACTGCCAAAGCCCTGGCCCTCCTGTGGAGCGACGGCCGAGCCATCCTGTATGCCATCACTGTCTTCCTCACTGGTGCGGCTGGGTCTGCGGTGCACAACTTTCTCTTCTGGCAGATGCAGGACCGAGGCAGCAGTGAGCTGTACATGGGGCTCTCTGTGGCTGTTGGGCTACTTGctgaaattttgctttatttcttcaaagGGAAGTTGCTGAGGACTTTCTCGAGCAGCAAAATTGTTGCAGTCAGTCTGAGCCTCCTGGCAGTACAGCTTCTGTGCTACTCCTTCTTGTGGACTGCGTG A
- the MFSD6L gene encoding major facilitator superfamily domain-containing protein 6-like isoform X1, whose product MNEQWDVGRALALSGLFRLLQGAGRACAAPFLTLYLRHLGLPASLVGVVAGAKHLAAAFWAPLCSRCPQGRRKRRLLVAGSLLGSAGASLLLTLIPPAHGDVGYKYCNVSQQPGDRGTTTTVPGPGTSSHSVLSTSAITNTKAVSKETMKTAAGVLIASRKPILTSSAFQGLFGLMDTLEQKDRGVGDDDTKTNGYLDGPSGWTTSVKAVNWETREPEMPASHRPPLRGLKKEMSSLGSAAIDLADNAAESLYGTESNELSLFKTTLPTIGGAYASGNLSDHWKDAQDVSFEAARNIFQDREHQIFFMVLGAVVLWELLATSLEWAVDDSLYEYLDFVDATDRYSKLWIWSYLGASIGACSIAVFVDQLNCFLSGTITRLAVHFYGYALLITLSLLVSVFFPVHVPKKTDRVNKTAKALALLWSDGRAILYAITVFLTGAAGSAVHNFLFWQMQDRGSSELYMGLSVAVGLLAEILLYFFKGKLLRTFSSSKIVAVSLSLLAVQLLCYSFLWTAWSVLLIQILSAFSSGALWWVVNMTVDDIATPGMERSLQALLQDLCYGGGASLGSFAGGFVVKYLGLAVLYRACCVCLVLWLFLFLIVQSKLPRQKKINYSRLLAADSSDMSDSDEENERDWLVKAMKDESFNRSWSQQHGIN is encoded by the coding sequence ATGAACGAGCAGTGGGACGTCGGCCGGGCCCTGGCCCTCTCCGGCCTCTTCCGTCTCTTGCAGGGCGCGGGCAGGGCCTGCGCGGCCCCGTTCCTGACGCTGTACCTCCGACACCTGGGGCTGCCGGCCTCGCTGGTGGGCGTCGTGGCCGGAGCCAAGCACCTGGCAGCAGCCTTCTGGGCTCCCCtctgctcccgctgcccccaggGCCGCAGGAAGCGGCGCCTTCTGGTTGCCGGCTCCTTGCTGGGCTCGGCGGGGGCCAGCCTGCTGCTCACCCTCATCCCACCCGCCCATGGGGACGTGGGGTACAAGTACTGCAACGTCAGCCAGCAGCCGGGTGACCGAGGGACCACCACCACGGTGCCCGGCCCGGGCACGAGTAGCCACAGTGTTTTAAGCACGAGTGCTATTACGAACACAAAAGCTGTGTCAAAAGAAACGATGAAAACAGCTGCTGGTGTTTTGATAGCGAGCAGAAAGCCAATACTAACCAGTTCAGCCTTCCAGGGATTATTTGGCCTGATGGATACGCTTGAGCAAAAAGACAGAGGGGTTGGTGATGATGATACAAAGACAAATGGCTACTTGGATGGTCCGTCTGGCTGGACAACTTCTGTGAAAGCAGTTAACTGGGAGACAAGAGAACCAGAAATGCCGGCTTCCCACAGACCTCCCCTACGTGGACTCAAGAAGGAAATGAGCAGTCTGGGTTCTGCTGCAATAGATCTTGCTGATAATGCTGCAGAAAGCCTTTATGGTACTGAAAGTAATGAGCtctctttgtttaaaacaaCTCTTCCTACTATTGGAGGTGCTTATGCGTCTGGAAACCTTTCAGACCACTGGAAAGATGCTCAAGATGTCAGCTTCGAGGCAGCGCGAAACATCTTTCAGGACAGAGagcatcagattttttttatggtaCTGGGTGCTGTTGTGCTTTGGGAGTTGTTGGCCACTTCTCTCGAATGGGCAGTGGATGACAGTCTCTATGAATATCTTGACTTCGTTGATGCGACCGACAGGTACAGCAAGCTGTGGATTTGGAGTTACCTGGGTGCATCTATAGGTGCCTGCAGCATTGCCGTATTCGTGGATCAGCTGAACTGCTTCCTCAGCGGTACAATCACCCGCCTCGCTGTCCATTTCTATGGCTATGCTCTCCTGATAACACTCTCGTTGCTTGTCAGTGTCTTTTTTCCTGTCCATGTTCCCAAGAAAACTGACCGTGTTAACAAAACTGCCAAAGCCCTGGCCCTCCTGTGGAGCGACGGCCGAGCCATCCTGTATGCCATCACTGTCTTCCTCACTGGTGCGGCTGGGTCTGCGGTGCACAACTTTCTCTTCTGGCAGATGCAGGACCGAGGCAGCAGTGAGCTGTACATGGGGCTCTCTGTGGCTGTTGGGCTACTTGctgaaattttgctttatttcttcaaagGGAAGTTGCTGAGGACTTTCTCGAGCAGCAAAATTGTTGCAGTCAGTCTGAGCCTCCTGGCAGTACAGCTTCTGTGCTACTCCTTCTTGTGGACTGCGTGGTCAGTTCTCCTTATCCAGATTTTATCTGCCTTCAGTAGCGGTGCTTTGTGGTGGGTGGTTAACATGACGGTGGATGACATAGCCACTCCAGGCATGGAGAGGTCCCTGCAAGCTCTTCTCCAGGACCTCTGCTACGGTGGAGGAGCAAGCTTGGGCAGTTTTGCAGGAGGATTTGTTGTGAAATACTTGGGTCTGGCAGTTCTGTACAGGGCGTGCTGCGTGTGCCTTGTGCTGTGGCTCTTCTTGTTCTTAATTGTCCAATCTAAATTGCCAcggcagaaaaaaattaattattctcGTCTCCTGGCTGCCGATTCCAGTGATATGAGTGACTCTGATGAGGAGAATGAGAGGGACTGGCTGGTAAAAGCTATGAAGGATGAGAGCTTTAATAGAAGTTGGTCACAACAGCATGGGATCAATTAA
- the LOC104639049 gene encoding bMERB domain-containing protein 1-like, producing the protein MEGSRTPPRYGSLESTRWPPAGAGPEDEIVSMADSTTTIDDIEGELFKIERIREILVRRESELRYMMDDIQLCKEISRLKKELQKLIALPENEKSNEEKQREEELVQQIHKLVETRDFLVDDVEFERLREREEDKEMAEFLQSKLSKSYLQKETPVKEKKMTSRGQQTSTPYMTKTGLTLLKECCGFTCSIM; encoded by the exons aTGGAGGGGAGCCGGACGCCCCCCCGGTACGGATCGCTGGAGTCCACCCGGTGGCCGCCCGCCGGCGCGGGACCAG AGGATGAGATTGTTTCCATGGCTGACTCGACCACCACCATTGATGACATTGAAGGGGAGCTCTTCAAAATCGAGAGGATCAGGGAGATCCTGGTGAGGAGGGAGTCAGAGCTGCGGTACAT GATGGATGACATTCAGCTTTGTAAAGAAATCAGCCGGCTGAAAAAGGAGCTTCAAAAACTCATAGCTCTTCCAG AGAATGAGAAGTCCAATgaggagaagcagagggaagaggaactGGTACAGCAGATACACAAGCTGGTGGAAACACGGGATTTCCTGGTGGATGATGTGGAGTTTGAGAGGCTCAG ggaaagggaagaagacaAGGAAATGGCAGAGTTCCTGCAAAGTAAGCTCTCCAAAAGCTACCTCCAGAAAGAAA CTCCTgtcaaagagaagaaaatgactTCCAGGGGGCAGCAAACCTCCACACCGTACATGACCAAAACGGGCCTCACCCTGCTCAAGGAGTGCTGTGGCTTCACCTGCTCCATCATGTAG